A stretch of the Nicotiana tabacum cultivar K326 chromosome 6, ASM71507v2, whole genome shotgun sequence genome encodes the following:
- the LOC107768834 gene encoding uncharacterized protein LOC107768834, whose product MANVLHHRHQSMGSAYYMLESLKKMFGEKNRVAKQTSMKALLNIKMAEGSSIIDHVLKIMDLLNELEVLEAVIYKKSQVEMVLQTLPDSFQQFLLNYNMNKMNLLLEKLWNELQAVESIIK is encoded by the coding sequence ATGGCGAATGTTTTGCATCATCGGCATCAGTCTATGGGGTCTGCTTATTACATGCTTGAAAGTCTCAAAAAGATGTTCGGTGAGAAAAATCGTGTGGCTAAGCAGACATCCATGAAAGCCCTTTTGAATATTAAGATGGCTGAAGGATCATCAATTATAGACCATGTTCTGAAGATAATGGATCTTCTGAATGAACTGGAAGTCCTTGAAGCTGTGATTTATAAGAAATCTCAAGTTGAGATGGTCCTGCAGACTCTGCCCGATAGTTTTCAACAATTTCTCTTGAACTATAATATGAACAAAATGAATTTGTTACTAGAGAAATTGTGGAATGAGCTGCAAGCAGTAGAATCTATTATCAAATAG